A stretch of the Psychroserpens sp. Hel_I_66 genome encodes the following:
- a CDS encoding alpha-1,4-glucan--maltose-1-phosphate maltosyltransferase, with translation MQNQKRVVIEAVSPQINCGEFFIKRIINEIVNIDAHVLVDGHDVIAASVLLKHEKERAWKDIRMQHIINDEWKASFIVEKQGFYTYKVQGWVDYALNWQHGIERKIDDNQHVKSELLEGITFLEPLLKKVKGDDKKYIQHCIDIFGNLDTYNEAISEAKSDRLHHIFYNNPEKHLANESKELKVYVDRPKARFSTWYEFFPRSASQVEGQHGTFKDCERLLPRVAKMGFDVLYFPPIHPIGEVNRKGKNNTTNAQDGDVGSAWGIGSKHGGHKDLHPQLGSVADFKNLIKEAKKHNIEIAMDYALQAAPDHPWVKSHPDWFKWRPDGTVQYAENPPKKYQDILPIYWESEDYKNLWKECLNTMLYWIDCGIKVFRVDNPHTKPYCFWNWLISEVKQKHPDVLFLAEAFTRPKVMQRLAKEGYTQSYSYFTWRNSKKEFIEYMTELTQTEQREYMQPNFWPNTPDINPYHLQGANESKFLQRYALAATLSSSIGIYGPVFEQMISEAIPGKEEYYMSEKFQIKHYNWELENKLTLLISRINWIRHQNPALQQTNNIRFCPIENDNLIAFYKWDQNYTNELLIIISLDQYYVQQGNVQLPLQKLGINRGQHVRVEDLVTGSSYNWYNEWNFVELHPTLPFHIFKINK, from the coding sequence ATGCAAAATCAAAAACGTGTAGTCATAGAAGCAGTTTCACCTCAAATTAACTGCGGAGAATTTTTTATAAAAAGAATTATTAATGAAATTGTAAACATTGATGCTCATGTGCTGGTAGATGGACATGATGTCATTGCAGCTTCTGTTTTGCTAAAACACGAAAAAGAGCGTGCTTGGAAAGACATAAGAATGCAGCACATCATAAATGATGAATGGAAAGCATCTTTTATAGTTGAAAAGCAAGGATTCTACACTTATAAAGTTCAAGGTTGGGTCGATTATGCATTAAATTGGCAACACGGTATCGAGCGCAAAATTGACGACAATCAACATGTCAAGTCAGAATTATTAGAAGGTATTACTTTTTTAGAGCCTTTATTGAAAAAGGTCAAAGGTGACGATAAAAAATACATACAGCATTGTATCGATATCTTCGGAAACCTGGATACATACAACGAAGCTATTTCAGAAGCAAAAAGCGATAGATTACACCATATTTTTTACAATAACCCAGAAAAGCACCTCGCCAACGAGAGCAAGGAACTTAAAGTATACGTAGATAGACCTAAGGCAAGATTTAGTACATGGTACGAATTTTTTCCACGCTCCGCATCTCAAGTTGAAGGGCAACACGGTACATTTAAAGACTGTGAGCGTTTGCTCCCAAGAGTAGCGAAAATGGGATTTGATGTATTATATTTCCCTCCAATTCATCCCATTGGAGAAGTTAATAGAAAAGGTAAAAACAATACCACAAATGCTCAAGATGGCGATGTAGGTTCCGCTTGGGGCATTGGTTCCAAACATGGCGGACACAAAGATTTGCATCCGCAATTGGGATCTGTCGCAGATTTTAAAAATTTAATCAAAGAAGCAAAAAAGCACAATATAGAAATTGCAATGGATTATGCATTGCAGGCAGCACCAGATCATCCTTGGGTTAAATCCCATCCAGATTGGTTTAAGTGGCGACCAGATGGTACCGTTCAGTATGCAGAGAATCCGCCAAAAAAATATCAGGATATTTTGCCCATTTACTGGGAAAGTGAAGATTATAAAAATCTTTGGAAAGAATGCTTAAACACTATGCTATATTGGATTGACTGCGGAATAAAAGTATTTCGTGTAGATAATCCACACACAAAGCCTTATTGTTTTTGGAACTGGCTCATTTCCGAAGTAAAACAAAAACATCCAGACGTATTATTTCTAGCTGAAGCTTTTACGAGACCTAAAGTAATGCAACGTTTGGCAAAAGAAGGATACACACAATCGTACTCTTACTTTACATGGAGAAACAGCAAAAAAGAGTTTATAGAATACATGACCGAGTTGACGCAAACCGAGCAGCGTGAGTACATGCAACCCAACTTTTGGCCTAATACGCCAGATATAAACCCGTATCATTTGCAAGGTGCGAATGAGTCTAAATTTCTTCAGCGTTATGCTTTGGCAGCAACATTGAGTTCTAGTATTGGTATTTATGGGCCTGTATTTGAGCAAATGATTAGCGAGGCAATTCCTGGAAAAGAGGAATATTATATGTCTGAGAAATTTCAGATAAAACATTATAATTGGGAATTAGAAAACAAATTGACTTTGTTAATTTCAAGAATTAACTGGATTAGACATCAAAATCCAGCTTTGCAGCAAACTAATAATATTAGATTTTGTCCTATTGAAAATGATAACTTAATAGCCTTTTATAAATGGGATCAAAATTATACAAACGAATTGTTGATTATTATAAGTTTAGATCAATATTATGTGCAACAAGGTAATGTACAATTGCCATTACAAAAACTAGGTATTAATAGAGGACAGCATGTTAGAGTAGAGGATTTGGTCACAGGTAGCAGCTATAACTGGTATAATGAATGGAATTTTGTAGAATTACATCCTACATTGCCATTCCATATATTTAAAATCAATAAGTAA
- a CDS encoding maltokinase N-terminal cap-like domain-containing protein → MAKKTTTTTSLKSPYNFNEKWEELIDNKEFVKVFLSDVLEDYIVKQRWYGGKASKLKYIELAESFRIQKDGEVYYGLILEVNFTEAFYQHYFLPIAFVSDENFAQDDRILPISIQNQEGFIIDAINLEAFRKVVFERILFAVPKDKTRVRYHRSEIFRDCKYESSRYMGLEQSNTSIVYNDKYVLKFFRRIYSDRNPDYEMSRFLSEKKDYKNTPAYLGSIQIKDTDINITIGLMQEMVENQGDAWEYMLSEFHKVFSNLEYKKIDISKLPKTEDFGHLQIRDVPAQIIDWIGLNVFNKIQTLALRTAEMHIALGSEFEDTAFTPTHFNGDYEVWLKNRLLYQFQNRLNTIENNLHKLDGLALELANEFLEKKNIIRKRFVDFDWTKLKGERIRVHGDYHLGQVLVHEDDFYILDFEGEPESTIRDRKVKQPPLKDIAGLFRSFHYAIYATIFNNSDLYKQKQEHLFEAGEILYQYLKSVFLETYVNKVQGANLNIGYNQERIFLLKYAMLEKAVYELGYELNSRPRWAVIPLKGISNIINN, encoded by the coding sequence ATGGCAAAAAAAACCACTACAACTACATCATTAAAGTCGCCCTATAATTTTAATGAAAAATGGGAAGAACTTATCGATAACAAAGAGTTTGTGAAAGTTTTTTTGTCTGATGTTTTAGAAGATTATATCGTTAAGCAAAGGTGGTATGGAGGTAAAGCCAGCAAGCTAAAATATATAGAACTTGCAGAATCTTTTAGAATCCAAAAGGATGGCGAAGTATATTATGGGCTCATTTTAGAAGTTAATTTTACAGAGGCCTTTTACCAGCATTATTTTTTGCCAATCGCATTTGTTTCTGATGAGAATTTTGCACAAGATGATCGAATTTTACCCATAAGCATACAAAATCAAGAGGGTTTTATTATAGACGCCATAAATCTTGAAGCGTTTAGAAAAGTCGTTTTTGAGCGAATTTTATTTGCTGTACCAAAAGACAAAACACGAGTTCGCTATCATAGAAGCGAAATTTTTAGAGATTGTAAATACGAGTCATCCCGTTATATGGGGCTTGAGCAAAGCAATACATCTATCGTTTATAATGATAAATATGTATTGAAATTTTTTAGAAGAATTTACTCAGACCGAAACCCAGATTACGAAATGAGCAGATTTCTATCTGAGAAAAAAGATTACAAAAATACACCAGCATATTTGGGAAGTATTCAAATAAAAGATACCGATATCAATATTACGATTGGGTTGATGCAGGAAATGGTAGAAAACCAAGGTGATGCCTGGGAATATATGCTAAGTGAATTTCACAAAGTATTCTCAAATCTAGAATACAAAAAAATAGACATTTCAAAATTACCAAAAACTGAAGATTTTGGGCATTTACAAATAAGAGATGTCCCAGCGCAAATTATAGATTGGATTGGATTGAACGTTTTTAATAAAATCCAAACCTTAGCGTTAAGAACAGCAGAAATGCACATCGCATTAGGTAGTGAGTTTGAAGATACCGCTTTTACACCTACACATTTTAATGGTGATTATGAAGTTTGGTTAAAAAACAGATTACTTTATCAATTTCAAAACCGACTTAATACGATTGAAAATAATTTACACAAGCTCGATGGCTTGGCATTAGAATTAGCAAACGAATTTTTAGAGAAAAAAAACATCATTAGAAAGCGATTTGTAGATTTTGATTGGACCAAATTAAAAGGAGAAAGAATTCGGGTTCATGGTGATTACCATTTGGGACAGGTTTTAGTTCATGAAGATGATTTTTATATTTTGGATTTCGAGGGAGAGCCAGAAAGTACCATTCGCGATCGTAAAGTAAAACAACCACCATTAAAGGATATTGCTGGTTTGTTTCGCTCCTTTCATTATGCTATTTATGCAACAATTTTTAACAATTCAGACTTATACAAACAAAAGCAAGAACATCTTTTTGAAGCTGGGGAAATATTATATCAATATTTAAAATCGGTCTTTTTAGAAACTTACGTCAATAAAGTTCAAGGTGCAAATCTTAATATTGGATATAATCAAGAACGTATTTTTTTACTTAAATACGCAATGCTCGAAAAAGCAGTCTACGAGTTAGGCTACGAGCTTAACTCACGTCCACGTTGGGCAGTCATTCCATTAAAAGGAATCTCAAATATCATTAACAACTAA